A genomic region of Zea mays cultivar B73 chromosome 6, Zm-B73-REFERENCE-NAM-5.0, whole genome shotgun sequence contains the following coding sequences:
- the LOC118472213 gene encoding uncharacterized protein, whose protein sequence is MADEQSGLPLRRWRPFYRAFQAIDGVIEACGYPRAEFRDVRGEIVVLLRGATDDGVAEQLCAALDDVMVESLKTLLVAPLPHDLLASTDLARTVGALGNHGSSRIRSLARDVVRGWRVAVEASCATAVAVKKKLDNLSADQIPLPRAAVDEKKMLPAAAEVHNKKPHVPPAKTLPAAAAAAEVHSKRLQVPPAKMLPTAEEHKKQHYVPPTKTIPTAAILSNHQKNMSETKKSSVADNEKMEATKRKLREGYQKADGVKRRRSIQTIKEEEGKLLEQKQCKKDASHRMERGPVGCRTRTSLGVSRSRPPPSHVL, encoded by the coding sequence ATGGCCGACGAGCAGAGCGGGCTTCCCCTGCGGAGGTGGAGGCCATTCTACCGCGCTTTCCAGGCGATCGACGGCGTGATCGAGGCATGCGGCTACCCGCGCGCCGAGTTTCGTGACGTGCGTGGCGAGATCGTCGTGCTGCTccgcggcgccacggacgacggcgtGGCCGAGCAGCTCTGCGCCGCGCTCGACGACGTCATGGTCGAATCCCTCAAGACGCTGCTGGTCGCGCCTCTCCCTCACGACCTGCTGGCATCCACCGATCTGGCAAGGACCGTCGGCGCCCTCGGCAACCACGGGTCCTCCCGGATCCGTAGCCTCGCGCGCGACGTCGTGCGCGGGTGGAGGGTGGCCGTCGAAGCCTCCTGCGCCACTGCTGTAGCGGTGAAGAAGAAACTCGACAATCTCTCTGCTGATCAGATCCCGCTCCCGCGCGCTGCCGTCGACGAGAAGAAGATGCTTCCCGCTGCTGCTGAGGTACACAACAAGAAGCCGCACGTACCACCAGCAAAGACGCTtcctgccgctgccgccgccgccgaggtGCACAGCAAGAGGCTACAAGTACCACCAGCAAAGATGCTTCCCACCGCCGAGGAACACAAGAAGCAGCATTATGTACCGCCAACAAAGACAATTCCGACCGCAGCAATTCTATCGAACCACCAGAAGAACATGAGTGAGACCAAGAAGTCGTCCGTCGCCGACAACGAGAAGATGGAGGCTACAAAACGCAAGCTACGGGAGGGTTACCAAAAAGCCGATGGAGTCAAGCGTCGGCGCAGCATCCAGACCATcaaggaggaggaggggaagCTGTTGGAGCAGAAGCAATGCAAGAAGGATGCGTCCCATCGTATGGAGAGAGGCCCAGTAGGATGTAGGACTAGGACCTCGTTAGGCGTCAGTCGTTCTAGGCCTCCTCCTTCTCACGTGCTTTAG